A genome region from Halorussus pelagicus includes the following:
- a CDS encoding flippase-like domain-containing protein: protein MDVDLGDARSILAGVGAGVIVLLALYAFVGVEAVLSALSGADPAVVALVSVVSVGWLFAWGMALRTVLSVIAVEVSVWRAFLLLSGATFANNITPFGQAGGEPFSALLVSRSTDTEYENGLAAVASVDTLNFVPSITFALLGVGYYATRFTVGDRMEVAAVALFALALAVPAVAYFGWRNRYRVSDIAVRTAVSVGRLVGRVVPRLDPPRESHVRDRIDGFFAALERVAGDRHQLALALSFSALGWLLLSVSLWLSLGALGYWVPLAAALFIVPLGSVASITPLPGGLGGVDAVLILLIVPVTGVDAGTAAAAAVLHRGATYLLPVLLGGSATAMLEADNVQRSASD from the coding sequence ATGGACGTAGACTTGGGAGACGCGCGCTCGATACTCGCCGGGGTCGGTGCTGGCGTCATCGTCCTGCTGGCGCTGTACGCCTTTGTCGGCGTGGAAGCCGTGCTGTCGGCGCTCTCGGGGGCCGACCCCGCTGTCGTCGCGCTCGTCAGCGTCGTGTCGGTCGGTTGGTTGTTCGCGTGGGGGATGGCGCTCCGGACCGTCCTCTCGGTCATCGCCGTCGAGGTGTCGGTCTGGCGGGCGTTTCTCCTCCTCTCCGGCGCGACGTTCGCCAACAATATCACACCGTTCGGGCAGGCGGGCGGCGAACCCTTTAGCGCCCTGCTCGTCTCGCGCTCGACCGACACCGAGTACGAGAACGGACTGGCGGCCGTCGCCAGCGTGGACACGCTCAACTTCGTCCCCTCCATCACGTTCGCGCTGTTGGGCGTCGGCTACTACGCCACGCGGTTCACCGTCGGCGACCGGATGGAGGTCGCGGCCGTCGCGCTCTTCGCGCTGGCGCTCGCGGTTCCGGCGGTCGCTTACTTCGGATGGCGAAATCGGTACCGCGTCTCGGACATCGCGGTTCGGACCGCGGTGTCGGTCGGCCGACTCGTCGGCCGGGTCGTCCCGCGACTCGACCCGCCCCGCGAGTCGCACGTCCGGGACCGCATCGACGGCTTTTTCGCCGCGCTGGAGCGCGTCGCTGGCGACCGCCACCAGTTGGCGCTCGCGCTCTCGTTCTCGGCGCTCGGCTGGCTTCTGCTCTCGGTGTCGCTGTGGCTCTCGCTGGGCGCGCTCGGCTACTGGGTCCCGCTCGCGGCCGCGCTGTTTATCGTCCCGCTCGGGAGCGTCGCCAGCATCACGCCGCTTCCGGGCGGACTCGGCGGCGTTGACGCCGTGTTGATTCTGCTCATCGTGCCCGTCACCGGCGTTGACGCCGGGACCGCGGCGGCCGCGGCGGTCCTCCACCGCGGAGCGACCTACCTGCTTCCGGTGTTGCTC